From the genome of Abditibacteriaceae bacterium, one region includes:
- the folP gene encoding dihydropteroate synthase has protein sequence MIWNCGRFELNFNRTLVMGIVNATPDSFSGDGTLGEAALQRARKMINDGADILDIGGESTRPGAAVVSEAEEIRRVVPLVEQLADLGIPLSVDTMKSVVALAAIRAGAAIINDVSGGIADEKMLPTISEANCGFVVMHRRANSQTMRASQATPDAQNLETELHAYFAERLAACDAAGIARERLCLDAGFGFGKSVSENLEIVRRGRELLPFDLPILSAISRKSTIGKILGDVPVEERIFGTAALSALAIGSGANIVRVHDVKEMRDVARASDAVLRI, from the coding sequence ATGATTTGGAATTGTGGGCGCTTCGAATTAAATTTCAATCGCACGCTGGTGATGGGCATCGTCAATGCGACGCCCGATTCGTTTTCGGGCGACGGCACACTCGGTGAGGCGGCTCTCCAGCGCGCGCGAAAAATGATTAACGACGGCGCAGATATTCTCGACATCGGCGGCGAAAGCACACGGCCCGGCGCGGCAGTGGTTTCAGAGGCAGAAGAAATTCGCCGCGTCGTGCCGCTGGTTGAGCAACTCGCCGATTTGGGTATTCCGCTTTCGGTTGATACGATGAAAAGCGTCGTCGCGCTCGCGGCAATCAGAGCCGGAGCCGCGATTATCAACGATGTTTCAGGCGGTATTGCCGACGAAAAAATGCTGCCAACGATCAGCGAAGCGAACTGCGGCTTCGTCGTCATGCACCGTCGCGCGAACTCGCAAACGATGCGCGCCAGCCAAGCGACACCCGATGCGCAGAATCTAGAAACCGAATTGCACGCGTATTTCGCTGAACGTCTGGCGGCTTGTGATGCTGCCGGAATTGCGCGCGAACGTTTGTGCCTTGATGCCGGTTTTGGTTTCGGCAAATCGGTGTCGGAAAATCTCGAAATCGTGCGGCGCGGGCGCGAACTTTTGCCTTTCGATTTGCCGATTCTCTCGGCGATTTCGCGCAAAAGTACAATCGGCAAAATTCTCGGCGATGTTCCTGTTGAGGAACGGATTTTCGGCACGGCTGCGCTTTCGGCGCTGGCGATTGGGAGCGGCGCAAACATCGTGCGCGTGCATGATGTAAAAGAAATGCGCGATGTCGCGCGCGCCTCCGACGCAGTTCTCCGCATTTGA
- the aroF gene encoding 3-deoxy-7-phosphoheptulonate synthase: MIIILKHGASNDDVNAVSDKLREHGYQPNVTRGVADTIIAAIGTPNVAEKELVAPQLQAMDAVEKVMFVSKPYKMVSRESRPDGSVLDIRGVKIGGKTIPIMAGPCSVENRVSLMETARAVHHAGAVILRGGAYKPRTSPYDFQGLGEEGLQYLAEAREATGMPVITEVMTPHLVEQVCKYADILQIGARNMQNYDLLREVGRTRTPVMLKRGLSSTIEEWLKAAEYVLAGGNHDVMFCERGIRTFEPSTRFTLDLSAVPAIKKASHLPIIIDPSQGTGRRDMIAAMSKAAIACGADGLIIEVHPHPEDAMSDGQQTLDIQQFGQLMTELKPIAQAVGREI; the protein is encoded by the coding sequence GTGATTATTATCTTGAAACACGGCGCCAGCAATGACGACGTAAACGCCGTCAGCGACAAGTTGCGCGAACACGGCTACCAGCCCAACGTGACGCGCGGTGTTGCCGACACCATTATTGCCGCCATCGGCACACCGAACGTCGCTGAAAAAGAGCTTGTCGCGCCGCAGTTGCAGGCGATGGATGCCGTCGAGAAAGTGATGTTCGTTTCGAAGCCGTATAAAATGGTTTCGCGCGAAAGTCGTCCCGACGGCAGCGTTCTCGATATTCGTGGCGTCAAAATCGGCGGCAAAACGATTCCCATTATGGCGGGGCCGTGTTCGGTCGAAAACCGCGTCTCTTTAATGGAAACCGCGCGAGCTGTGCATCACGCGGGCGCCGTGATTTTGCGAGGCGGCGCTTACAAGCCGCGCACCAGCCCCTACGATTTTCAGGGTTTGGGCGAAGAAGGCTTGCAGTATCTGGCCGAAGCGCGCGAAGCGACCGGAATGCCCGTCATTACCGAAGTCATGACGCCGCATTTGGTGGAGCAGGTATGTAAATACGCCGATATTCTGCAAATCGGCGCGCGCAACATGCAGAACTACGATTTGCTGCGCGAAGTCGGCAGGACGCGCACGCCTGTCATGCTCAAGCGCGGATTATCTAGCACAATCGAAGAATGGCTCAAAGCGGCGGAATACGTTTTAGCGGGCGGCAACCACGACGTAATGTTCTGCGAGCGCGGCATCCGCACTTTCGAACCAAGCACACGCTTCACGCTCGATTTGTCGGCAGTCCCGGCGATTAAGAAAGCGTCGCATTTGCCGATTATCATCGACCCAAGCCAGGGAACGGGAAGGCGCGATATGATTGCCGCGATGAGCAAAGCCGCGATTGCCTGCGGTGCTGATGGCTTGATTATCGAAGTTCATCCGCATCCCGAAGATGCGATGAGCGACGGTCAGCAAACGCTCGATATTCAGCAGTTCGGCCAGTTGATGACTGAACTGAAACCGATTGCCCAGGCTGTCGGGCGCGAGATATAA
- a CDS encoding LON peptidase substrate-binding domain-containing protein — protein MSFELPIFPLGLVLFPGMPLPLHIFEPRYRTMIGRCLEEDNTFGVALIVDGEEGQSDTFPAAIGCTAEIVDAQQLPDGRMNLQTVGRRRFRILSIREQDDYFIGNVEWLDDESTEEDAPILSSQALRSLRRYLGAIGAGIETPLQDEWNVPTEPVGVSMWIGALLAAPNAQKQQLLETNSTRERLTLEIQLLRRAEVIQNAFVKRQSWLEPDLFDETTQNYAPFLSLN, from the coding sequence ATGTCGTTTGAGCTGCCGATTTTTCCGTTAGGGTTGGTGCTGTTTCCCGGAATGCCGTTGCCGCTGCACATTTTTGAGCCGCGCTATCGCACCATGATTGGGCGCTGCCTCGAAGAGGACAACACCTTTGGCGTCGCGCTCATTGTCGATGGCGAAGAAGGCCAGAGCGACACCTTTCCAGCCGCTATCGGCTGCACCGCCGAAATTGTCGATGCGCAACAGCTTCCCGATGGCCGCATGAATTTGCAAACGGTCGGGCGTCGGCGCTTCCGCATTCTATCGATTCGGGAACAGGACGATTATTTCATCGGCAATGTCGAATGGCTCGATGACGAGTCGACGGAAGAGGACGCACCGATTCTTTCCAGCCAGGCGTTACGCAGTCTGCGTCGCTATCTCGGCGCGATTGGCGCTGGAATCGAAACTCCGCTGCAAGACGAATGGAATGTTCCCACAGAACCTGTTGGCGTTTCGATGTGGATTGGCGCCCTTTTGGCCGCGCCCAACGCGCAGAAACAGCAGCTTCTCGAAACCAACTCAACGCGTGAGCGCCTGACGTTAGAGATTCAACTCTTGCGCCGCGCTGAAGTCATTCAAAACGCCTTCGTCAAGCGGCAAAGCTGGCTCGAACCCGATTTGTTCGATGAAACCACGCAAAACTACGCGCCGTTTCTTTCGCTGAATTAA
- the folB gene encoding dihydroneopterin aldolase, with product MDKILLSGLEFFGRHGCHAAEVELGQRFLVDIELECDLTRAGETDSLDDTINYVEILQAAREIIEGEPAKLLEHLARRIADYSLKDARVRRARVRIRKPHVAMPCPLDYLGVEIVREQSAQTFLQRDDSTEYV from the coding sequence GTGGATAAAATTCTTCTTTCCGGGCTGGAATTCTTCGGGCGTCACGGCTGTCACGCCGCTGAAGTCGAACTGGGCCAGCGCTTTTTGGTCGATATCGAACTTGAATGCGATCTGACACGCGCAGGTGAAACCGATTCTCTCGACGACACGATTAACTACGTCGAAATTTTGCAGGCCGCACGCGAAATCATCGAAGGCGAACCGGCGAAATTGCTGGAACATCTCGCGCGCCGCATCGCCGATTACTCGCTGAAGGATGCACGCGTGCGTCGCGCGCGCGTGCGGATTCGCAAGCCGCATGTGGCAATGCCCTGCCCGCTCGATTATCTCGGCGTTGAAATCGTGCGCGAGCAAAGCGCGCAGACGTTTTTGCAACGCGACGACAGCACCGAATACGTTTGA
- a CDS encoding prephenate dehydrogenase/arogenate dehydrogenase family protein: MLFDTVCIVGVGLIGGSFGIAARERGLARRVVGAARREETIQAAHGIGAIDEGTTDLESAARGADLIFLAPPVGQMQPLCERIAPVVRADAIVTDAGSTKAGIVRDCTRLFAPKAYFVGGHPMAGSEQTGVEAARGNLFENAIWVLTPTAETPPPVVNQLLALVEGVGAMPLLLNAPAHDALLAVTSHLPHVTAAALVHLFAEAKDESEVAQQLVAGGWRDSTRIAAGSAEMWRDICLANAPALSRSLDDMIEQLETVRALLVQENGDRLLEWFERAAVTRRKQGYIPRAPK; encoded by the coding sequence ATGCTTTTTGACACAGTTTGTATCGTCGGCGTCGGACTGATTGGCGGCAGCTTCGGCATCGCGGCCCGCGAGCGCGGGCTGGCGCGTCGCGTTGTCGGTGCCGCGAGGCGCGAAGAAACAATTCAGGCCGCACACGGAATCGGCGCCATCGACGAAGGCACCACCGATTTGGAAAGTGCGGCTCGTGGTGCCGATTTAATTTTTCTTGCGCCGCCTGTCGGACAAATGCAGCCGCTGTGTGAGCGCATCGCGCCCGTTGTGCGCGCCGATGCAATCGTTACCGACGCCGGTTCGACCAAAGCCGGGATCGTGCGCGATTGCACTCGATTATTCGCACCGAAAGCCTATTTCGTTGGCGGACATCCGATGGCGGGCAGCGAGCAAACCGGCGTCGAAGCCGCACGCGGCAACCTGTTTGAAAACGCGATCTGGGTTTTGACGCCGACTGCCGAAACGCCGCCGCCGGTTGTCAATCAGTTGCTGGCCTTAGTTGAAGGCGTCGGCGCGATGCCGCTTTTGCTCAACGCTCCAGCACACGACGCGCTCTTAGCTGTCACTTCACATTTGCCACACGTCACGGCAGCGGCTCTGGTTCATTTGTTTGCTGAAGCCAAAGATGAAAGCGAAGTCGCGCAGCAGTTGGTTGCGGGCGGCTGGCGAGATTCGACGCGCATCGCCGCCGGCAGCGCCGAAATGTGGCGCGATATTTGTCTGGCGAACGCGCCCGCGCTTTCACGCAGCCTCGACGACATGATTGAGCAACTCGAAACGGTGCGCGCCCTGCTCGTCCAAGAAAACGGCGACCGTCTTCTCGAATGGTTCGAACGCGCCGCCGTCACGCGCCGCAAGCAAGGCTACATTCCCCGCGCACCGAAATAA
- the hisC gene encoding histidinol-phosphate transaminase has product MSVQTTDLLRAGVEKLRPYVPGKPIDEVKRELGLPDDLEIIKLASNENVLGPSPRALAAIAEAAPESWLYPDDTCFELKNALAKFWDVAPEQLVIGNGSDEILHFLGLAFLDRDDEVVFGEPSFVQYKAAAMLANVTYVPVPLDAEMRHDLRAMKAAITERTKMVFIANPNNPTGTTVSRADFEEFLEDLPPRVVVVLDQAYYEYVMTDDSPNALDYIRAGHNVVALHTFSKAYALAGLRVGYGIASPELAGYLQQVRGPFNVNLPAQAAAIASLHDDEQVAKAYACNSAGLEQFYAAFDELGLKYVPSEANFVLFNVGRNAKTVADSLMRRGVIVRVGFGLPDMIRVTVGTRAMNERFISSLREVLSA; this is encoded by the coding sequence ATGTCCGTTCAAACAACCGATTTATTGCGTGCCGGCGTTGAGAAATTGCGCCCTTATGTTCCGGGAAAACCCATCGACGAAGTCAAGCGCGAATTGGGCTTGCCCGACGATTTGGAAATCATCAAGCTCGCCTCCAACGAGAATGTGCTTGGCCCGTCGCCGCGCGCCCTCGCGGCCATCGCCGAAGCCGCGCCCGAATCATGGCTTTATCCCGACGACACCTGTTTCGAGCTAAAAAACGCGCTCGCCAAGTTCTGGGATGTCGCGCCTGAACAGCTTGTGATCGGCAACGGCTCCGACGAGATTTTGCACTTTCTCGGCCTCGCGTTTCTCGACCGCGACGATGAGGTTGTTTTCGGCGAGCCGAGCTTCGTGCAGTACAAAGCGGCGGCGATGCTGGCGAACGTGACCTATGTTCCGGTTCCCTTAGACGCCGAAATGCGCCACGACTTGCGCGCCATGAAAGCGGCGATTACCGAACGCACAAAAATGGTGTTCATCGCTAATCCGAACAACCCGACCGGCACAACCGTGTCGCGCGCCGATTTCGAAGAGTTTCTCGAAGATTTGCCGCCTCGCGTGGTTGTGGTTCTCGATCAGGCGTATTACGAATACGTGATGACCGACGATTCGCCCAATGCTCTCGATTACATTCGCGCCGGTCACAACGTCGTTGCGCTGCACACCTTTTCCAAAGCGTATGCACTCGCGGGTTTGCGTGTCGGCTACGGCATTGCATCGCCCGAACTTGCGGGCTACCTGCAACAGGTGCGCGGCCCATTTAATGTGAATTTGCCCGCACAAGCCGCTGCGATTGCTTCGTTGCACGACGATGAACAAGTCGCCAAAGCGTATGCGTGCAACAGCGCCGGGTTGGAACAGTTTTACGCGGCGTTCGATGAACTCGGTTTGAAATACGTTCCGAGCGAAGCCAACTTCGTTTTGTTTAACGTTGGGCGTAATGCAAAAACCGTCGCTGATAGCTTGATGCGACGCGGCGTTATCGTGCGCGTTGGTTTTGGATTGCCTGACATGATTCGCGTCACAGTCGGCACGCGCGCGATGAACGAACGATTTATTTCGTCGCTGCGCGAAGTGCTGAGCGCGTAG
- a CDS encoding DUF1559 domain-containing protein: MSSFIPVRAKRGFTLIELLVVIAIIAILASILFPVFAKARANARRSSALSNLKQIGLGVAQYLQDFDGRYPPHVTERQGGNPTTASAAGVFSIRGKLQPYVKSDQIFKDPSSPAWPAPATGVFWPVDYGFHGNDGKFAVGNAFYQDPNNKTFGFNDDLNESQIQESTKFIIAADAARPSVTAGTPNPSRGGLYPLSPGEIVTGDPSQGQFPFVGGVPYTNTQAAPSIRHLGGTNFLFADGHAKWLKLEKTWASYNDNYWRYDRPATSVL, encoded by the coding sequence ATGTCATCTTTCATCCCTGTTCGTGCCAAACGTGGTTTTACTCTCATCGAACTTCTCGTCGTAATCGCGATTATTGCGATCCTTGCGTCCATTTTGTTTCCGGTATTCGCGAAAGCACGAGCCAATGCGCGTCGGTCGTCGGCTTTGAGTAATCTCAAACAAATTGGTCTGGGCGTCGCGCAGTACCTGCAGGATTTTGACGGTCGTTATCCGCCTCATGTCACGGAGCGGCAAGGTGGTAACCCGACGACAGCATCGGCGGCTGGTGTATTTTCTATTCGCGGGAAGTTACAGCCATACGTTAAGAGCGACCAGATTTTCAAAGATCCGTCTTCTCCTGCTTGGCCTGCTCCTGCAACAGGTGTGTTTTGGCCCGTCGATTATGGATTTCACGGCAATGATGGAAAGTTCGCTGTCGGTAACGCTTTCTACCAAGACCCAAACAACAAAACATTTGGTTTCAACGATGATTTGAATGAATCACAAATTCAGGAATCGACGAAATTTATTATTGCTGCCGACGCGGCACGCCCCTCTGTTACAGCTGGAACTCCGAACCCATCGCGTGGAGGCCTCTATCCACTCAGCCCCGGCGAGATCGTGACAGGCGACCCTTCACAGGGCCAATTCCCCTTCGTCGGCGGCGTGCCTTACACCAACACGCAGGCGGCACCTTCAATTCGTCACCTTGGCGGCACGAACTTCCTGTTTGCAGATGGTCATGCGAAATGGCTGAAGTTGGAAAAGACCTGGGCGTCGTATAACGATAACTACTGGCGTTACGATCGTCCGGCAACCTCAGTTTTGTAA
- a CDS encoding S1/P1 nuclease — MPKNHFVHASSMIPKPNNKRFVLSAGLCGLLLLWSQPARAWWDEGHMAVAQIAYTRLTPVAKARADALVPMGATEKNNTFVSAACWADDLKDEGVYFYNDWHYADTPLIDGVQPPRNMRDGRLLWALEQCVALLKPRFSRDGKPLPPAPDAEKARALRFVLHLVGDIHQPLHAASRFSPETPRGDRGGNEYKILEPERTGAHDLHALWDGAGGMFRGRIDRRNLAPLETIVFSIENRFPVETVPEWKNADFAAWQRESFDLAKTVVYQTPLHEKPSEKYVAQVQSVSARRIAVAGYRLADLLNRIFAE; from the coding sequence ATGCCAAAAAATCATTTCGTTCATGCTTCGTCGATGATTCCAAAGCCTAATAACAAGCGTTTTGTGCTTTCAGCTGGACTCTGCGGCTTGCTCCTGCTGTGGTCTCAACCGGCGCGCGCGTGGTGGGACGAAGGCCACATGGCCGTCGCACAGATTGCCTACACTCGTTTGACTCCCGTTGCCAAAGCGCGCGCCGATGCGTTGGTGCCAATGGGCGCAACTGAAAAGAACAACACCTTTGTCTCAGCGGCGTGCTGGGCCGACGACCTGAAAGATGAAGGCGTCTACTTCTACAACGATTGGCATTACGCCGACACACCGCTCATCGATGGCGTGCAGCCACCAAGAAACATGAGGGATGGACGCTTGCTGTGGGCGCTCGAACAATGCGTGGCCCTTTTGAAGCCGCGTTTTTCTCGCGATGGAAAGCCACTTCCGCCCGCGCCCGATGCGGAAAAAGCACGCGCTCTGCGGTTCGTGCTTCATCTGGTAGGCGATATTCATCAGCCGTTGCATGCCGCATCGCGCTTTTCACCAGAAACGCCACGCGGCGATCGGGGCGGCAATGAATACAAAATCCTGGAACCGGAACGCACTGGGGCGCACGATCTTCATGCGCTGTGGGACGGTGCAGGCGGTATGTTTAGGGGCCGTATCGACCGCCGCAATCTCGCGCCGCTGGAAACAATAGTCTTTTCTATCGAAAATCGGTTTCCCGTTGAAACTGTGCCCGAGTGGAAAAACGCTGATTTTGCGGCGTGGCAACGCGAAAGTTTCGACCTGGCAAAAACAGTTGTTTATCAAACGCCTTTGCACGAGAAGCCTTCGGAAAAATACGTGGCGCAGGTGCAATCGGTCAGTGCGCGCCGCATCGCCGTCGCCGGTTATCGCCTCGCCGATTTGCTGAATCGCATTTTTGCGGAGTAA
- the folK gene encoding 2-amino-4-hydroxy-6-hydroxymethyldihydropteridine diphosphokinase, whose translation MTTAYLALGSNVGDRAANLHAACDALEAAGVAVVARSHIYQTPPAEGCGGEEFFNAALRIETKLSARELLTLCLETEARLGREMPPRHGPRPLDIDILLFGDETHDEPDLQIPHPRMLHRAFVLRPLCDVLDGAQWKESTVEFGHSL comes from the coding sequence ATGACAACGGCTTATCTCGCTCTGGGGAGCAATGTCGGCGACCGCGCGGCGAATCTTCACGCGGCGTGCGACGCATTGGAAGCAGCAGGCGTCGCGGTCGTGGCGCGTTCGCACATTTACCAGACGCCGCCCGCCGAAGGTTGTGGCGGCGAAGAGTTTTTCAACGCGGCACTACGCATCGAAACAAAACTTTCTGCACGCGAATTATTAACTCTCTGTCTCGAAACCGAAGCGCGCCTGGGGCGAGAAATGCCGCCGCGTCACGGGCCGCGCCCGCTCGACATCGACATTCTGCTTTTCGGCGACGAAACGCACGATGAGCCGGACTTACAGATTCCCCATCCACGAATGTTGCACCGCGCCTTTGTGCTGCGCCCGCTGTGCGATGTTTTGGATGGTGCGCAATGGAAAGAAAGTACGGTCGAATTCGGCCATAGTTTGTAA
- a CDS encoding EAL domain-containing protein, which produces MSYSQFSEDELRQLLGAIPDFLAIIDCEGRYLRFAAQPRDLLFRSVDELVGRTFAEVFPPDIAQRFLDVVTRALKEKKSVCVEYELNVVAGARWFEASVSPLDEKRVVWLARDMSDKKNAERALREAEAKYRMLFEEAIEGIFQTTVDGRYLTANPMLAKIYGYDSPEELQHNITEIAQQLYVETERREEFRGQMQQHGAVTHFESQIRRRDGSVIWISENARELRSTRGELLGYEGTVVDITDRVLAEQNLRASETKLRQIIEHSNNLFYSHTPNNILTYLSPQTRQFLDCEPEELLGTSWISLTTNNPVNLEGLKHTERAIETGIAQPVYQLEFKGRNGRIIWVDVNEAPIVEHGKTVAVVGAFIDITERRAVENELKHQAFHDSLTNLPNRALFMDRVEHALARAARQGGINAVLFLDLDRFKIVNDSLGHDTGDALLQQVAERLLRCLRPGDTVARLGGDEFTILMEDIHGVNDAIAVAERIASELQVPFMLRGQEIVTTTSIGIALTGSLAATPPETEEEATAESILRDADVAMYRAKNYGKARYEVFNAGMNAHAVERLALETDLWQAVTRNELQVFYQPKIDLQTQSIIGFEALVRWQSPSRGMVLPQVFIGIAEEIGLINTIGEWVLQTACRQARVWQESAPLEISVNLSGRQLQQPNLVEIVRDILQETQLPPHLLNLEVTESVLMEDAESAAKMLRTLKELGICLSIDDFGTGYSSLSYLRRFPFDVLKIDRSFVQNLGTDPDDTAIVKAVISLANSLGLEVVAEGVEQLEQAVLLREMGCGQAQGYYYARPLASDSTSFLLNRFRPQK; this is translated from the coding sequence ATGTCCTATTCCCAATTCTCAGAAGACGAACTGCGCCAGTTGTTAGGCGCGATTCCCGATTTTCTTGCCATTATCGATTGCGAAGGGCGCTATCTGCGCTTCGCGGCTCAACCGCGCGACTTGCTCTTCCGCTCGGTCGATGAGTTGGTAGGACGCACCTTCGCCGAAGTCTTTCCGCCCGACATTGCACAAAGGTTTCTCGATGTCGTTACGCGCGCACTCAAAGAGAAAAAATCGGTTTGCGTCGAATACGAGCTCAATGTTGTGGCCGGCGCGCGCTGGTTTGAAGCGTCGGTTTCTCCTCTCGATGAAAAGCGTGTTGTGTGGCTGGCGCGCGACATGTCGGATAAAAAGAATGCCGAGCGCGCGTTGCGCGAAGCCGAAGCCAAATACCGCATGCTTTTTGAAGAAGCCATTGAGGGCATTTTTCAAACGACGGTCGATGGACGTTATCTAACAGCCAACCCGATGCTGGCAAAGATTTACGGCTACGACTCGCCGGAAGAACTACAACATAACATCACCGAAATCGCGCAACAACTGTATGTCGAAACCGAGCGGCGCGAAGAATTTCGCGGCCAGATGCAGCAGCATGGCGCAGTGACGCACTTTGAATCGCAGATTCGGCGACGCGACGGCAGCGTCATCTGGATTTCAGAAAACGCGCGCGAACTTCGCAGCACGCGTGGCGAGCTTTTGGGCTACGAAGGCACGGTTGTAGACATCACCGACCGCGTGTTGGCCGAACAGAATTTGCGCGCGAGCGAAACCAAGTTGCGCCAGATTATCGAGCATTCCAACAATCTGTTTTATTCGCACACACCAAACAACATTCTAACCTACCTTTCGCCCCAGACGCGCCAATTCCTCGACTGCGAACCGGAAGAACTTCTCGGCACCAGTTGGATTAGTCTCACGACGAATAATCCGGTCAATCTCGAAGGGCTGAAACACACGGAGCGCGCCATTGAGACCGGCATTGCCCAGCCGGTTTATCAGCTGGAATTCAAGGGCCGCAATGGGCGCATCATTTGGGTCGATGTCAATGAAGCGCCGATTGTCGAGCATGGAAAAACCGTGGCGGTTGTCGGCGCTTTTATCGACATCACCGAACGTCGCGCGGTAGAAAACGAGCTAAAGCATCAGGCATTCCACGATTCTCTGACGAATCTTCCCAATCGCGCACTGTTCATGGATCGCGTCGAACACGCGTTGGCCCGAGCCGCGCGTCAGGGCGGAATTAACGCGGTTCTCTTTCTCGATCTCGACCGCTTCAAAATCGTGAACGACAGCTTGGGCCACGATACCGGCGACGCCCTGCTGCAACAAGTCGCCGAGCGTTTGCTGCGTTGTTTGCGGCCAGGCGATACCGTGGCGCGGCTGGGCGGCGATGAATTTACCATCCTGATGGAAGATATACACGGCGTTAATGATGCGATTGCTGTCGCGGAACGGATCGCCAGCGAACTACAAGTTCCTTTCATGTTGCGCGGGCAGGAAATCGTGACGACCACCAGCATCGGCATCGCCCTCACCGGAAGCCTCGCAGCAACTCCTCCAGAAACCGAGGAAGAAGCCACGGCGGAAAGCATTCTGCGCGACGCCGATGTTGCGATGTATCGCGCGAAGAATTACGGAAAGGCGCGCTACGAAGTCTTCAACGCCGGGATGAACGCTCATGCCGTCGAGCGTTTGGCTCTTGAAACCGATCTCTGGCAAGCCGTCACGCGCAACGAATTGCAGGTTTTCTATCAACCAAAAATCGACCTGCAAACTCAAAGTATCATCGGCTTTGAAGCACTTGTGCGCTGGCAGAGCCCATCGCGCGGAATGGTTTTGCCGCAGGTTTTTATCGGCATCGCGGAAGAAATCGGGCTGATAAACACTATCGGCGAATGGGTTTTACAGACCGCTTGCCGTCAGGCGCGCGTGTGGCAGGAATCGGCTCCGCTTGAAATCAGCGTCAATCTTTCAGGCCGTCAGCTACAGCAACCCAATCTTGTCGAAATCGTGCGCGATATTTTGCAGGAAACTCAATTGCCGCCGCACTTGCTCAACCTCGAAGTCACCGAAAGCGTGCTGATGGAAGATGCCGAAAGTGCGGCGAAGATGCTGCGCACGCTGAAGGAACTCGGCATCTGCCTTTCCATCGATGATTTCGGCACCGGCTATTCATCGCTCAGCTATTTGCGCCGCTTTCCGTTCGATGTCCTGAAAATCGACCGCTCATTTGTACAAAATCTCGGCACCGACCCAGACGACACGGCGATTGTGAAGGCCGTTATTTCTCTGGCGAATTCTCTCGGTCTTGAGGTTGTAGCCGAAGGCGTCGAACAATTGGAACAGGCCGTTCTGCTGCGCGAAATGGGTTGCGGCCAGGCGCAGGGTTATTACTACGCGCGACCTCTGGCCTCCGACAGCACTTCGTTTCTTCTCAATCGGTTTCGGCCACAAAAATAA
- the panD gene encoding aspartate 1-decarboxylase — translation MLRTMMKGKIHRATVTEADVNYVGSLTMDSTLMERADILPYEEVHVLNVTNGQRMVTYAMLGEPGSGVMCLNGAAARHGRPGDVIIVIAYAHYEDHEARELRPSICIVDEQNRPIEQLPPSLDDSHNLQREGVGAVHL, via the coding sequence ATGCTGCGAACGATGATGAAAGGCAAGATTCATCGCGCGACCGTCACCGAAGCCGATGTAAATTACGTCGGTTCTTTAACGATGGACTCGACGTTGATGGAACGTGCCGATATTTTGCCTTATGAAGAAGTGCATGTGCTGAACGTTACCAACGGTCAGCGCATGGTGACATACGCCATGCTCGGCGAACCCGGCAGTGGCGTGATGTGTCTCAATGGCGCGGCGGCGCGCCACGGACGGCCCGGCGATGTGATTATTGTCATCGCTTACGCGCACTACGAAGACCACGAAGCACGCGAACTTCGTCCCTCGATTTGCATAGTCGATGAACAAAACCGGCCCATTGAGCAATTGCCGCCTTCGCTCGACGATAGCCACAACTTGCAACGCGAAGGCGTCGGGGCCGTCCACTTGTAA